Within Sporosarcina sp. PTS2304, the genomic segment GATACAATGACTTCACCTTTATTCGCCACCGGTTCTTGGATGTCTGTATACTTCAGTTCACCATTTGCATGTACGAATGCCTTCAATCAACTCATCCTCCTGACGTTTTTATACGCTTCTATCATACCGTATTTTGGTGTATATTCCTATAGTTCACTTTATTTCGATTAGTAATAAAAAAACACAATGACTGGTAGCGTCATTGTGTTAGAGGTTACGTCTTTTATATTTTGCCAACTCCACTAGTTCAAGTACATCTTTTTTAGGCAATCTAATAACTAATTCCATTAGTTCTTTCTCAGCCAATCGTCGCCCTTTACCACTGCGATAATGCTCTTTATTAAATGCATCAATTTCTCTATATAATTCATCTACTTCTTCCGATGGTTGTCTACTCTCCACATTCATCGTTTCACGAAGACGATCATAAAGTGACTCCACTGTATTGCCCGTTGCTTTTATATAAGGTGTGAATGTTACTTCACCCATAATTAATTCATCTGTAGAAACAGAAAAGCGTTCTGAAATTTTTGCGATCCACGCTGCAGATGGAGCATTTTTTCCGCGCTCCCAGTCTTTTATACGACTAGCCGAAGTTCCGATAGCTGCACCAAATGCCATCATGGAAAGACCACGACGTTCCCTTAGCGCTTTCAGTCGCAATCCAAAATCATCTTTACTCCATTCGTTCAATGAAATACCCCCTAAAACATCTTTCATTCTCTTTATATTATTATCAAAATGGTTCTTTTGTCAATTAATTATTATATGAAGTAATCTGTAGCTCGTATAAAGCTTTTTTCCAATTAATAACCGTTTTGTTGACGTGCATAATTTTCTTCATTTTTGTCGATATATGCCTGAATAATCTGTTCTTCCGTAAACCCTAATGTATTGGCAAGAGCGCCATAATGTTGCCAAATGCTTTTATAATTTTCAAACGTCAGTTCATCTAAAAACACATAGATCGAACGTCCAGTCTCAACAAATAACTGCGTTAGGTCTGTTTTAGAATGATTGCTTGTCGGCCAATTCTCTAAGCTATCATAGCCTTGTTCGATACCGAGTGATAGTAAAAAGTGAATAGAGTCTACATACTCTTCCAAAATTACATCTTTTGCCGAAGCACCTTTCGTACTCCAGAACTTGAAACATCTCGTTTCATTTGCCAGTTCAGCTAATTCTACTAACAATGCTAAACCTCTTTCATTAAATGTATTAGTAGATTGATGGTTTTCTTGTATGTATGCGTCCAGTGCTTTTTGCATTGCAAATAGTTTCTCTAACTTCATGTGATTGTCCTCCTTAAAAATTACTTTAAAAGTGAAACCTTCTTTCCCATTCATACGTATAGGTAGTACTATATAGTATTCAGGAGTTGATTTCATGGTTTTATTAATTCGTGTATTCATTATAGCACTAGTTATTTATTTATTTTATGCTGGAATACGCTATTTGACAGATGCCAAGCGTAAACTTGATGAAGCGTATGAAAAAGAGCAGTATTATTTTTATGATGACGTGAAAAATATTCGTAAAAACTTCTTCATTACGTATAAAGGTGCTATGTTTGAAGGTGAAAAATATTTAGGAACTACACCGGACTCTTTCGATGTCGTCTCTATTTTTATTTGGGTGAAAAATGAAGCAAAACTCCAAGGGATGACAAAGGAAGACTTCCACTTCTTAGAAGAAGAAGTAAAATCCTACTATCCTTTTGCAGTGATCAATTGGAAGAATCCGATTGAGCAATTAATGAAAGGTACGCCATTAGATAATTGAAGGAGCTGTCAGGAAAGTCAGAGATATCTGATTTTCTGTGATGGCTCTTTCTTTTGAGAATATTAAATATAAAATGAATAGATAGTGACTCTGCCTGCTCGGTTACGTAAAATAGCGTTAGGATTCTCCTGAGAGAAACCGGACGCTTTCCTGTGGGCACGCGGCATTATCCGCAGCGCTCTTTTGCGAGGGCCGCCGCGGCGTCCCCACAGGAAAGCGTATCGTCTGGAAGCGCAAGCCGCAAGACTCTCTAAATCCGTTTCACTCCATCCAATCGTCTACTTTCATGAACGAACATAAATTAGCTGACAAGCTCTTGTTTATTAGAATATAGTTGATACTGGCATCTGTACACCGAAAGTATAAAGCAACAGCAACATATCGAGCATTGCCAACAATAAAAATCCTATTCGAAAGTGGGTTTTTCTCGTTTTATGGCGAAATACTTGCAT encodes:
- a CDS encoding helix-turn-helix domain-containing protein produces the protein MNEWSKDDFGLRLKALRERRGLSMMAFGAAIGTSASRIKDWERGKNAPSAAWIAKISERFSVSTDELIMGEVTFTPYIKATGNTVESLYDRLRETMNVESRQPSEEVDELYREIDAFNKEHYRSGKGRRLAEKELMELVIRLPKKDVLELVELAKYKRRNL
- a CDS encoding dUTP diphosphatase; this translates as MKLEKLFAMQKALDAYIQENHQSTNTFNERGLALLVELAELANETRCFKFWSTKGASAKDVILEEYVDSIHFLLSLGIEQGYDSLENWPTSNHSKTDLTQLFVETGRSIYVFLDELTFENYKSIWQHYGALANTLGFTEEQIIQAYIDKNEENYARQQNGY
- a CDS encoding sigma-w pathway protein ysdB, producing MVLLIRVFIIALVIYLFYAGIRYLTDAKRKLDEAYEKEQYYFYDDVKNIRKNFFITYKGAMFEGEKYLGTTPDSFDVVSIFIWVKNEAKLQGMTKEDFHFLEEEVKSYYPFAVINWKNPIEQLMKGTPLDN